AAATATTAGTAAAACACCAGCTAAAATTCTTATGACATTTCAAAACCCATCCGTGATATAATGAATGAGATGCGTAACATGTATCACACAGGGACCTCTCCGAAACATTGTATCCGATTATCATAGCATGTAACTAAATACCAGACGTGTTATATGTTCAGCACGAGTAAAGATAAATTGCATGAAAAGTTATACCTTTAAATCCAGTGGAAGTTGTAGTCTCTTCAGTGGTAGTCTCTACCATGAACGTGGTAGGGGCAGCGGTAGTTGGTGGGAGAGTGCTGGTAACGATGGTGGTAGTTGATGGGAGAGTGCTGGTAACGATGGTGGTAGTTGATGGGAGAGTGCTGGTAACGATGGTGGTAGTTGAAGGTTGAGTGGTAGTGATAGTTGGTTGGAGAGTGGTGATGGGGGTTGTTGATGGTAAAGTGGTGGTGGTAGTTGGTAGAACAGTGGTGGTAGGGGTGGTGGTAGTTGATAGGAGAGGGGTGGTAGAGACAGTGGTAGTTGATGGTAAAGTGGTGATGGTAGTTGTTAGAGCAGTGGTGATAGGGATGGTGGTAGTTAGTTGGAGAGTGGTTGCAGGGACAGCGGTAGTTGATGGTAAAGTGGTGGTGGTAGTTGGTAGAACAGTGGTGGTAGGGGTGGTGGTAGTTGATGGGAGAGGGGTGGTAGAGACAGTGGTAGTTGATGGTAAAGTGGTGATGGTAGTTGTTAGAGCAGTGGTGATAGGGATGGTGGTAGTTAGTTGGAGAGTGGTTGCAGGGACAGCGGTAGTTGATGGTAAAGTGGTGGTGGTAGTTGGTAGAGCAGTGGTGGTAGGGTTGGTGGGAGTTGATGGGGGAGGGGTGGTAGAGACAGTGGTAGTTGATGGTAAAGTGGTGATGGTAGTTGTTAGAGCAGTGGTGATAGGGATGGTGGTAGTTAGTGGGAGAGTGGTTGCAGGGACAGCGGTAGTTGATGGTAAAGTGGTGGTGGTAGTTGGTAGAGCAGTGGTGGTAGGGATGGTGGTAGTTGATGGGAGAGGGGTGGTAGAGACAGTGGTAGTTGATGGTAAAGTGGTGATGGTAGTTGTTAGAGCAGTGGTGATAGGGATGGTGGTAGTTAGTTGGAGAGTGGTTGCAGGGACAGTGGTAGTTGATGGTAAAGTGGTGGTGGTAGTTGGTAGAACAGTGGTGGTAGGGGTGGTGGTAGTTGATGGGAGAGGGGTGGTAGAGACAGTGGTGGTTGATGGTAAAGTGGTGATGGTAGTTGTTAGAGCAGTGGTGATAGGGATGGTGGTAGTTAGTTGGAGAGTGGTTGCAGGGACAGCGGTAGTTGATGGTAAAGTGGTGGTGGTAGTTGGTAGAGCAGTGGTGGTAGGGATGGTGGGAGTTGATGGGGGAGGGGTGGTAGAGACAGTGGTGGTTGATGGTAAAGTGGTGATGGTAGTTGTTAGAGCAGTGGTGATAGGGATGGTGGTAGTTAGTGGGAGAGTGGTTGCAGGGACAGCGGTAGTTGATGGTAAAGTGGTGGTGGTAGTTGGTAGAGCAGTGGTGGTAGGGATGGTGGTAGTTGATGGGAGAGGGGTGGTAGAGACAGTGGTAGTTGATGGTAAAGTGGTGATGGTAGTTGTTAGAGCAGTGGTGATAGGGATGGTGGTAGTTAGTTGGAGAGTGGTTGCAGGGACAGTGGTAGTTGATGGTAAAGTGGTGGTGGTAGTTGGTAGAACAGTGGTGGTAGGGGTGGTGGTAGTTGATGGGAGAGGGGTGGTAGAGACAGTGGTGGTTGATGGTAAAGTGGTGATGGTAGTTGTTAGAGCAGTGGTGATAGGGATGGTGGTAGTTAGTTGGAGAGTGGTTGCAGGGACAGCGGTAGTTGATGGTAAAGTGGTGGTGGTAGTTGGTAGAGCAGTGGTGGTAGGGATGGTGGGAGTTGATGGGGGAGGGGTGGTAGAGACAGTGGTGGTTGATGGTAAAGTGGTGATGGTAGTTGTTAGAGCAGTGGTGATAGGGATGGTGGTAGTTAGTGGGAGAGTGGTTGCAGGGACAGCGGTAGTTGATGGTAAAGTGGTGGTGGTAGTTGGTAGAGCAGTGGTGGTAGGGATGGTGGTAGTTGATGGAGGGGTGGTAGAGACAGTGGTAGTTGATGGTAAAGTGGTGGTGGTAGTTGGTAGAGCAGTGGTGGTAGCTGATGGGAGAGTGGTAGTAGTAGTTGGTAGAGGAGTGGTGGCAGGGGTGGTAGTAGTTGGTGAGGGAGAGGTGGTGGTAGTTGATGGTAAAGTGATAATGGTAGTTGGTGGGAGTGTGGTGACAAGGACAGTGGTAGTTGATGGTAAAGTGGCGGTGGTAGCAGTTGTGGCAACTGTAAAAAAGATTAGAGAATGAATCAGATGAGAAGCAGATTGAATTTTTCTTGCTCTATAAACCCGTCGGTTTTTTTAGTGACAGCAAATCTTTGTCTAAAATAATTTTGATGCTTGaaagtttattagagacaatcGGGTCGTTTTTTCTACATGAGAAAATAATTCTCCTTTTTCTCATAagcctcagcgctgtatacagtaatataacctccccagccctgtatacagtaatataacccccagcgctgtatacagtaatataacccccagcgctgtatacagtaatataacccccagcgctgtatacagtaatataacccccagcgctgtatacagtaatataaccccccagcactgtatacagtaatataaccccccagcgctgtatacactaataaccctcagtgctgtatacagtaatataacccccagcgctgtatacagtaatataaccccccagcgctgtatacagtaatataacccccagcgctgtatacagtcatataaccccccagcgctgtatacagtaatataaccccccagcgctgtatacagtaatataaccccccagcgctgtatacagtaatataaccccccagcgctgtatacagtaatataacccccagcgctgtatacagtaatataacccccagcgctgtatacagtaatataaccccccagtgctgtatacagtaatataacccctagcgctgtatacagtaatataacctccccagccctgtatacagtaatatacccccagcgctgtatacagtaatataacccccagcgctgtatacagtaatataacccccagcgctgtatacagtaatataacccccagcgctgtatacagtaatataaccccccagcactgtatacagtaatataaccccccagcgctgtatacactaataaccctcagtgctgtatacagtaatataacccccagcgctgtatacagtaatataaccccccagcgctgtatacagtaatataacccccagcgctgtatacagtcatataaccccccagcgctgtatacagtaatataaccccccagcgctgtatacagtaatataaccccccagcgctgtatacagtaatataaccccccagcgctgtatacagtaatataacccccagcgctgtatacagtaatataacccccagcgctgtatacagtaatataaccccccagtgctgtatacagtaatataacccctagcgctgtatacagtaatataacccccagcactgtatacagtaatataacccccagcactgtatacagtaatataaccccccagcgctgtatacagtaatataacccccagcgctgtatacagtaatataaccccccagcgctgtatacagtaatataaccccccagcactgtatacagtaatataacccccagcgctgtatacagtaatataacccccagtgctgtatacagtaatataaccccccagtgctgtatacagtaatataacccccagcgctgtatacagtaatataacccccagcgctgtatacagtaatataacccccagcactgtatacagtaatataaccccccagcgctgtatactgtaatataaccccccagcgctgtatacagtaatataacccccagcactgtatacagtaatataacccccagcgctgtatacagtaatataaccccccagcgctgtatacagtaatatacccccccagcgctgtatacagtaatataatccccagtgctgtatacagtaatataacccccagcactgtatacagtaatataacccccagcactgtatacagtaatataaccccccagcgctgtatacagtaatataacccccagcgctgtatacagtaatataaccccccagcgctgtatacagtaatataaccccccagcgctgtatacagtaatataacccccagcgctgtatacagtaatataacccccagcgctgtatacagtaatataaccccccagtgctgtatacagtaatataacccctagcgctgtatacagtaatataacccccagcactgtatacagtaatataacccccagcactgtatacagtaatataaccccccagcgctgtatacagtaatataacccccagcgctgtatacagtaatataaccccccagcgctgtatacagtaatataaccccccagcactgtatacagtaatataacccccagcgctgtatacagtaatataacccccagtgctgtatacagtaatataaccccccagcgctgtatacagtaatataaccccccagcgctgtatacagtaatataacccccagcgctgtatacagtgatataaccccagcactgcatacagtaatataaccccccagcactgtacaaggagtcggggtgtttagtagattggggggCAGCGATACAAATGGCTGCTATGCTGCCGCCTGaagacattatattatgggggcaaaaactacaattaCTGATCGTCTCTGCTAATAAAATAACAAGCAAACGACGACTCACCAAGCTGAAGCAGCACCAGTAAGGGGCAGAGATCCATGTTGGACGCTTAGGGCATCAAAAGCACCTGGAATGGAAGAAATGCAAAATACTCAGTAACTCACAAACACTTTCATCTACACAAATATCGTGAATGTTCTAAATTGGCGTAAAGCCCAGTAAACAAGACAACCGAGTCTCGGGATGATTGACAAATTCGGTGTCTAAATTCTAAAATGAACCTGTTTAAgcagaaatgaaaaaaaccACGCAAACAGAATGCAAAGAATAAATCACACAACGTGACACGCGTAACTATGGTAAACAACCCGTAACTAAGAGAAATAACACGGAATATGTAACCTGTGACAGCTTTAGCTCTAAGACATAAACTGTTGAAACCAACCGGTTTTACCCCAAACTGCTTAAATGTAGGAACTATTGGTCTACGTGGTCTggtattttctttcttccaaCTTGTCGAATGTTCGATGTCTTTTTCTAGAAGTCGACTATCGACCTACCTTTGAAATTGTGTTGGCAAAATCCAGAAAGGACCTCTTCGTTGatccagaaaaaaagacaaaccccccccaaaaaatggttTGAAAAATGATGGATTAGATAAGGTGAATTGACAAATTTGTTAACTTTGTGGGATTTGTGGACCATTTAAGCTCATCGATGAAGAGTCAACCTCAAGTCATCGAGTCCAAGCTATTCATATATAACTCACACTTTATCCTTTCGTTGGAACGTCCCACCCCATGTAGAAGATGGTAGGATTTATAAAATCAAACAAGAAATCTTATTTGtttttccttgaaataaatgaattgtGTTAAAATCGACAATCAACCTTCCTTAATGGAAAAAACGTCAGATCAGCATCACTATACtagttttaattactttttttgtcaATAAATGTTACCATTCCTAGAGAATCGAGCCCTATAATATCAGCCAGAAAAGAGATTTTGGTTGTTTTGTCCTCTCTTTTACCCCTTTAAGAgggacaatatattttttttgccttcttggAATCAACAAGCAAGGGTACATTAAAAAGGatagaattaataaaaatacaatttatctgTTTCTTTACCTGTTGGTCGTCGACCGATGGTAACAGAGTAGCCCTTCTCGCATCTCTGTCACCTGAATGAGGTGTCGCGCCTCTTGACAGGTGTTAGATTTAAGGGAGTGGTGGTTTCTTAGGTATCCCACGTATGTTATTTGTCTAGTAAGTTCCAGAACGTGCACACAGTTTATGGACAAATAGTGTTAGCAGGTGTCTTGTCTCAAACGGGGCACTTATGACATTTTGGGGTGGACTTTGCCACCTTTGACCCGTGTAACAATCTCTTGGACCCAACGCAATCTGTTCTTTGCCCCACTTTCTCAATAGAACCTTcctttacataaataaatgatctcCATGCAGGAAAATCTAATGGGCATTTCTGTCTTCTCATCCATCTTGATCCATAGGCCGCATTAGACATGGTGGACATTGCCCTTCACTCTTAGGTTATGCATTGTCTTGGCTTCCGTGGTCTGGCTCACTCCTGGGTTTTATCCTACCTTCCTCAACGACCTTTCTCTTTGTTGTTTTCCAACCCCCAAAAACTATTCTggcccatgttttgtttttttggtccatttgttttcagacaacgaACTTTATTTCCTACCCTTTCGGTTTGGATGAAGTTAGGATGTTTTtgacaaaaattacaaaatagtCCTTTGGAAGAAGcggagaagaacaagaagcagaGACACCGAAGTGGTTGTCAGAGAAGATAGGGCgacatttagagagagtgtgtgtgtgagagtgtgtgtgaaagCGTGAGAGAGCGATTGTGAGAAAACAAATCACGCAAAATTTAATCAACAATTAGGAGCTTTCTCCTTTGTTTACGTTTGATTTCTTCCTCATTTTCAGATGCTCgtagaaataaatgaaattgacAAATTTTGCTAAAATTAAAATTCGTAAAggatccgaatgcacaagtctagtaccCAATGGCCCTATCCAGGAAACCCGCCTGTGTGCATGCTCTTTGACTTCAGGGACTTCAATGGCACTGAAATCTATCTTTCCAAACCCTCAGCTTCCCACAAAAATCAGAAGTTATCATCTTGCTGTACAACAATCTCTTCCTGGATGGCTTGTCTATCATGAATACTCAGCACTTGGCTTAGCTCTAACTCTGGATGGCTGCTCATCGCCCAACTGGCCGTCACCTACGGGCAACTTTGGGTTCCTCCCCTTTTTCCAatagtaaacaaacaaaaaaaagagagaagtaAACCAGTTCAACtcttaaaacataactttaattttgtatctattttgaatgtataaaaaaaaattctgtttaattaagtgaattaaaaacataacacaTGATGAAGAACATCTCTACTAAAATAATTGgggaattaaattattaatttcaaaacccacatcaaaccatatatttttgaaaactagacaccccagggtatttcaaatgccagcctgtgtcaaactttgtggtagtcattttggGTGGTGCGCAATTTttaatgttgaactttgacatttggtgagcctgtacccatgtcctatttgggacatctttgaacctggccaattcaacttacccacatcaaaccatatatttttgagaactagacaccccagggtaattcaaatgctggtattttaaccatttcccgGTACTAAGTTTCCTTTTCGTTCTTTGTCTCGATGAAGGTCTGAGTTTTATGGAAATTTATATCTGGCCATATTCATTTTGGGTCTCCTGGTTGTAATCACCAGACGTCTACTCTTCCAGTAGATAAGGAGCACCACAAGTAATATAAAGAAGGTCGTTCCCAGCAGTAAAGAATATAGAAGGATTGGATGACGGATTTTAGATGTTCCTGCAAAGAATTGAAAAGTGATCGATTAAacaggagattttttttaaagatttaaccATTTCCTTCCATTGTGTTTTGAAGTATCATTCCGTCATATTTTGAGGTATTGGTCTATTGATTATTAGGTTGACATTATCCGGAAGTTGATTCTTACTTTTTGAAGGTAATCCTTTGGAACcacctataaaatatttaatatataaataaatgggaaAGATGACATTGTTACAACTTCTCACTGGCATACAaataatactattaaaaaagataaaacataaaatgaattaatgaacTAAATGGAATGCTTGCATTAATgtaataaacaatacattatcAATATGTTTATAGAATGCAGCCCACTACTATACTCTCGTGGTtgggtatatgatatataaatataaatacagtcaaactgacataaaaaaaacttaggactattttttaaactttttttttcagtttccaaGAGTAAGTAATACGATataatttaagattttttaGCCATTATTTAAgacaaaattaataataaataatttcttaTTTAGATTTAATTGACCCTTTCAATCAACTTCATTTGCATAATTCTAATTGTGTTGGTCTTACAAGTTCcttcaaaataacattttaattaaaacaacaacaaaaaataataatttaatcctTTATTCCAGTTTTAATCGCCTGCCCCaagtatataaaatagaaaaattagcacaattttgtaaaattctatatttcacAAGACTTGCAGTGATGCAATTACCTGAGCAGGGGACCATGATGGTCTCATTTGTAATATTGTATCCAGAATTGTGCTGGAGCAGGCATTTGAAGGTTGTGTTTCCGACGCATTTTTCCAAGGGGACAGTGAAATTCCTAATGATCCAGTAGGACCCATCGGGATTTAGTACGTGGCTGTAGCTTTCATTTGTGAGCACCAGTTGCTGGTTTCCCGACTCCAAATTCAAGTTCACATTTTCTATGGTTTGTACTTGAATTTTACACATTATTTCAGAATTGTTAGATTCCATTTGCATTGGTCCtagaattattttaatggagGTTAATGGAGGCCGCAGGGAGAAAAGCCAACAAAACACATAAGGGCTGGTAACATTCACCCAGGGGGGCAAGTCCAGCCATCTGGCCCGTATGAAACACAATACACTCCCAATGGATGATTTCGTCCTACTCAACTAATGTTTCCCAATAGGTTCTGCACCCCCCTCCCATAATCAGAGAAAAGACCCAGTTGGAGGTCAAAGGCTGATAAAGTCAACGACTAAATGTGAAATTACAAGTaaattctaaaaacaaaaaggctTTAGGCAGTGGCACATAATCTTTAAGTTGGAGAAGCTATTAGGGGTATTGTCCTCCTGCCCCACTTTCTGACCTGATCTGATAATaagcactattattatttattattattatttatcattactattactattattattattatttgctcaCTTACCATGCACAAACAGCAGCGTTCCATTTCCGTAGGAAAGTATGTTTCTATATCCCGAATTTCCTCCAATCACCAGCGAGACATAACACAAGTAGGTCTCAGTATCATTGAGTTTCAGGttagaaaaggaaatggaaaagtcGGTCAGAACACTTTTGTTGATCTCCTTTACGCGGTCCTTCTCCTTGGAAATTTCAGAAGGATATATGTATACCTCGGATTGTTTCTTTTTCCAGTATGGATTTAGACGGATGAGGGTTTCCTCGTCAAAAGTCAAATCACAATGGAAGTCGACGGTGGAACCCACCAAACCCGAAACGAAAGGGTCTTGACGGACTGTGTATTCGGAAAACGTGCCAGCTGAGGACATCATATAGAAGGTTACTCAACAAAActcttaaaagaaaatgttattacgCGTCATGTCGTTAGTTTATGCCAGAATCATAACTTGAATGGAGAAAGAGGGGCAACTTCACCAGGCAACACAAGGTGAGGGGCATGCTTAAGCCTCCCGTGGGCATCTCCTTGCAGAAGCCAATGATGACATCAGCATGGGATGGGACCTTTGACCCTTGTTAAGGCTTTACTGCACATATCGTCGGGATGTGAGTTAATCACAGAAAAAATAATGTGCATCCATAATTCATAGAAACGAGCTCATAAAGCAAGGACTCATTAAGCATGGACAAAGGAGGTAGTTTACATTGTAACTATAATTATGGAGACCCAACAAACAAGAATCTCGAACGCAATTGAATTAATTCCGGATTAAGAGTGGTTCAAATAATGAGGATAAAATAGTTActgtatattaaccctttccgatTTTATGTCAGATTTACTAGTTGAACACTAGGGGTCGCTATTacagagaaatatattttacagcttGTGGTCCAATGTTGTGTTTCCTAGTGACCACTAGATGTCGCTATTACAAGGAAGAATtagccatattattattacagagggattctgaatgtgattttagtgatgaagatgattatGGAAAACATTTTCATACAATGGGAAAATATTAAGGCTAacataatatatggttttagaatagtatttattactgttttgtaaaaaaattttaagTATGGGTTGTTTCCCAAAAATTAAATTGGACCTGCTTGGCCCACAGTGAAAATGTATTGGCCTGCAAAGGgttattttatatgtgtatatacaacaGCGATGAATAATAACGACGTAAAATGGTCACGGAAATACATTCTAAGGTGGATTCCTTAAATTATGGCAATCaggtaattattgttttttactttgtttaattCAAATAAAAGACTCTGATGTTCCAAAAATCAAGTAAGGctttttgtaataataataataataataataatttgtggtTATTTCTTACCAACATTCAAAAGGAAGAAGACGACTTCTAATACGGAAATGCCCATCATGGAAATTTGGTTTtctcaataaaatgtttcttctgaaaatagaaatgtttcttctggtttttttttgttttttgtttttttaggggaatacctgataaaaaaaagcaagtgcTGGTTAGATAGTTGGAATTCCCCAAATTGTACAAATGttataatatttttctcctataaataaataaataaatgaataaatacaatCTTCTAAATTTTCACAAACATGAGGGGGTCCGGCCGCTTTCCAGATCTCTGGTTAGGCCTCACCTGGAGTAGtgcgtacagttctggagaccccagaaGGTTGAGTTCAGAGGAGAGATACAAAAATGCGGGACAGAAATCGTCAGTAAGGGTTGAAGGATCTTAATATGTCCGGCTTGAGagttaacaaagtacaggaggcttGTTTGGAAGGAGGAACAATGTTCTCGTGGTCTAAAActtgagggtcagaggtttagatgtaacatAAGCGAGTTCTACTTTACTCGGAGAGTAGTAGatcaatggaacagcctcccagcaacaGTGGTGGAGGctcatacagtgagggaatttaaacaggcacggggtagacataaagctttcctcactataggacctgaccaaagactgataggagattaggaaaaaaatgggcagactagatggggccgaatggttcaCAAGAATGGCTACCCCGTTGTTATGAGAAAAGATActcattgttttacattttagtgaCCGGAATCTATCACGTACTCTGCCTGCCGTTGCTTTGTGTTGAcctacattttatttgaaatgtgtattGTAAAGCCCACGGTTTGATTgtggtgggggttttttttgacaCCTTACTCATAAATCATGCTAAATTTCCTGTGCGGAAACTGCAGGAACTGGTATCAACATCAGTTGAAGTGGTtctcaaaaatattgtttttttaacctttttaggacagtgctgttatttattttttgtaccctttggttgtcacatttctgcggtgctcgtgtttatctgtaattttcttttttctcatttactgaacccacacaaattatatatatatatatatattgggtttttttcaggaaagaagagatttctttagatacctttacttttatcatatcatcGTATCATcgtataaaaaattataaagtatggtgaaaatttgaaaaatcttttactcctcAACAAAAGCTAAAgtaaaaacctgctaaatagattccacTATTTGTCCTATGTTTAGAAATACTCACTGTTTGTAaggtttttttggctttttctttttgcacgttatagggagaaaagtacaagtagcatattgacCTTCATGGTCAGCTGCAGTACGGTAGTCAACCTACAGGGGGAGCTCAATGTTTTCAGGAGGGTCTAAAGACCCTCTGGGAACTCTTTTATCTTGAATGGGGGCCGCCATCTTGTTAGAGGCCGCATGTCTCTATCAGGTAGCAGTCTGAAAAGCTCCTTGGAGCGATCAAACAGGACccctgcatatttttttttagaagcttttttttttaaccccgaGGGCCACCATCATTGAAAGGCATATAGCCTATCATTATGGTGAATACGACCGCTCCTAGAAGCGATCGTACGGGCCACCAACATACGGGGCctccaatctactagacaaacaccctgactccttatcatacttcCTGGGGGAAggaatagaatggctcagtcttaatcacccagctggactctctaATTATGAAAAATCTATTGAGAAATGGACCTCATtaccattgccataaagcattagctcagtgtggtgtttgagcaggaaaagtcactcaaaatatcacatgactgacaacaatggtggCCTCTAGGCCTAGGCCAAAATATGTGTCTGATGACCCTAAAAAATTAAGGGTATACTTTTGAGATAAATGGTGGAATCTCTAAGTTTTTTTTACGattaaacattgatattttattaatctaaactataaaaaaagcaGAAGATTATAAGATGAACTCGATAAGACACCAAAAAGCACTGAGAAAATGTTTGAAGAGATGGAAGGAGCCTATGGACAACCTGGCAGAATCCACCATGACCAACGTTCTGGAACAACATTTTGTCTAGAAATAtcataatatgttaaaaaagggTAGTTACGCAATAGAATTTTCCACTCACAAACATAaatgggaactttctaaatgagctgaccctgagactcttaaaatattaaccctttaatagcccatgaCGAGTCTATGCGGCGGCTTGCCACATGTGTTACCTAAGTGACTCTGGTACTGGCTGTCATAAAAAGCTTAACTTGTAgttatttaaagatatacttAATTTAGACaactgcattcaagcagggatatcagctACAACATACTggcagcaaaagcaccaatcggTGCACAGAAGTGTAGAGTAGGAAAGAATCAGCTGCTGACTGTgtcaccctgagaatctgccactTCACCCTGAGATCAGGGCAAAAAACATTAGGACAAACCAGgggcagttcccaggtatgctgttCAGTGACATATGTCACTACAAATTAActcaataaaaaaggaaatcacattatcagtgtattatacatatagagaga
This window of the Spea bombifrons isolate aSpeBom1 chromosome 12, aSpeBom1.2.pri, whole genome shotgun sequence genome carries:
- the LOC128469603 gene encoding uncharacterized protein LOC128469603, with protein sequence MMGISVLEVVFFLLNVAGTFSEYTVRQDPFVSGLVGSTVDFHCDLTFDEETLIRLNPYWKKKQSEVYIYPSEISKEKDRVKEINKSVLTDFSISFSNLKLNDTETYLCYVSLVIGGNSGYRNILSYGNGTLLFVHGPMQMESNNSEIMCKIQVQTIENVNLNLESGNQQLVLTNESYSHVLNPDGSYWIIRNFTVPLEKCVGNTTFKCLLQHNSGYNITNETIMVPCSGTSKIRHPILLYSLLLGTTFFILLVVLLIYWKSRRLVITTRRPKMNMARYKFP